The Manihot esculenta cultivar AM560-2 chromosome 11, M.esculenta_v8, whole genome shotgun sequence genome includes a region encoding these proteins:
- the LOC122725190 gene encoding auxin-induced protein 15A-like has product MGIRLPFMFHNVKQILKGKHSHHHLSRNQSDVPKGHVAVYVGEHQWRRFVVPISYLSHPLFQDLLNRAEQEFGFNHPMGGLTIPCREDTFLHLITCNFHAS; this is encoded by the coding sequence ATGGGTATTCGCTTGCCTTTCATGTTTCATAATGTGAAGCAAATCCTCAAAGGGAAGCACTCCCACCACCACCTTTCAAGAAATCAGTCAGACGTACCAAAAGGGCATGTAGCAGTTTACGTTGGAGAGCATCAATGGCGACGATTTGTGGTTCCCATATCATATCTGAGCCATCCTTTGTTCCAAGATTTGCTTAACCGAGCTGAACAAGAGTTTGGCTTCAATCATCCAATGGGTGGCCTTACAATTCCTTGCAGAGAAGACACCTTCCTTCATCTCATCACTTGTAATTTTCATGCCTCGTGA